DNA from Candidatus Cloacimonas acidaminovorans str. Evry:
GCTGTTATAAAGGGCTTCAAGCTCATCCGCTGGGCTAATGAGGGCATCTATTACTTCTTCTGCCCCAATGGGCAGATCGAGTATAACCCATCCCAAAAGTACCGTATCGAGAAGAAGAACGCCTATGATCCCACTATCATTCATAGAAGGGATGCCTATCGGGAGGACTCTTTCGATCTGGAAGCGGTACTCGAACCAAGCGAATACTACGGTCTGATGAACTTCCTCCTCAGTCCCGGTAAGCTCTATCTGGAATACACTGCCTACAACAGCATCAAAAGCCAATTCCCGGTCACAATAGCTCAACTGCCAAAATGTCCGGATGATCTGCACGAGTATCCCACTAAGGTCAAGTTCAGTGTGGAATCCAGATATATAGGCAGTCCCGGCTATATCGACTTCGGCATCATCATTATCACCGACTCTGACGAGACGGTTAACGGTCAGACTGAAGTATAAAACACTACTAAAGGAGCATAAATGTACAAGTTCGCTATCAGCTATTATACTATGGAAGGCACAGAACGGAAGCCTCAATCGGGAGTCGATATCCGACTGCTCAGGCCTGGTCAATCTTGGCCAGAGGGCAAGAAGCTCATCGAAACCACTCCCAACTCGGGATACTATGAGATCAGCATTGAAGCTGAAGCCGACTGCGGATTCTATGAGCTCTGGGACGATCACGGTAATCCCCAAGGCCAGTTCAGCGGCAAGACCTGCACTATCGGGAAGCTCGATGCCCGAGGTCTGCAGACCAACTGCATCTATGGTAATCACATCCTGGATGGAGTGGTTACGGGAAGCAAGATCGCCAATGCAGCTATCGGTACAGAGCACCTGCAGAATGGACTATTATCACTCTCTAAACTCCAATACGAGCTTCAGGATCAGAATAAGGGAGTGGGAGACAACAGCCATTCCAGCCCTGCCAATCTGCATGATGACAAGATAATCACTCACGTTCTGGATAAGGAGTATCCGGAGCTGCCGCACATCATCCTGACCAACCAGTGCGATGCCTTTCTTTATTTAGCCAAAGTCAATCTCGATGGGAACAGGGTTACAATCCTGATTGGGATCAGCCAGGTCTATACTGCCACCGATCCTTTCTATAAGCTCCTTGCCCTCGCTAAATGATGCCCAAGAGAGAAACCCGGTAGAATAGGGTTAATGAGTGGGCTGGGTACTAATAATTGATCCCCTTCGCGGTTACCCAACTGATAAATTTGTAGTTGCGACTTTGCTCGCCTCGCAAAAGTGTTCAAGTCCTATCCACTCAATATGATAAGAAAGATTGATGTCTTGATAGACAATCAGATTGAATGAGTGCTAAACATAATCCCAAGCCAGACAATGATATGCAAAATCCAGTTGAAATAATCGTGATATTTTCACCTGATTCATCATCGTTTGATCAATTTGCAATTCAAAATTCGTAACTTGTTCCGCCGGTAACGATTAAGAAATCCATTTGAAATAATCGTGATATTTTCACCTGATTTAGCTTCGTTTTATCAATTTGCAATTCAAAATTCATAACTTGTTCCACTGATTACGATTAAGAAATCCATTTGAAAAAATCGTGAAATTAATTTTGAAAAAATCGTGATATCGTTTTGAAAAAATCGTGATATCGCAGACCACCAAAAACGCCGATTTGAAAAAAATTTGATACAATTTGAAAAAATAAGTGAGAACGCATAAGAGAAGCTTGAATTGGTCTTTCCTGATTTTGGTTGACACAAATAGTGAGGATAAATAATAAAGCACAAAGTAAGGAAAGCAGTTAGCTACTCTAAATCTTATAAGATTATGGTAGTAAATTAAATAGTATCAGGAGGTATAAGTATCGCCTCTGCAGTTGAGTCCCAAATGTTGGTGTAAATTCCAATTTTTTTGTTTGATAGGTTCTTTGAGGACATTCTAACTATTCTCGTTACTCACAATCTATATTATGCCAAGCGGTCATTCGTATTATATTCATCTTGTTACTTCCAGTCAAGCTCTTTTTCATAACAAGCCACCTTGGGCCAACCCTTTGCATATAGAAATAAAATGTATAGGATTTATCCGGTTATCCCTCATCTTTTCCAATGGCTTTGAAAGGTATAGTTTTCCTCTTATCCAGTTCACTGAATAGCAATTTGCATAACACTAAACAAGAGAAGGCAATCACTTCTGCCTTTTAATCTTTCTTTTCTTTGGTTGAGTTATAAACTTCTCCTTGTTTTTTAGTTTTATACAAAATGATCCAAACAAAGAGCGGGATTCGGCTCAACCTTTTTCTTCATCTGGCCTAACCTAATTTACACCAACCTTTGAGACACAACCTTATTTTATCAAAAAAAGGATATTTTTGCTTTTCCTTTTATCGTGCAAATATAGATTCTTTCATTACCGTATAATTTGTGGGATTGTTATAGTGCATTTGTAAGTGTGCTTGCTTTCTGTTTTAACTCACAATTTTTTATTTGGGAAAATATCTATAGCGCGGTTGGAAGTGAAATAGTTCGTAGATTGCGGCTTTCTGGAAGGCAGGTGAAAATTGTGAGTCAAAACTTTCTCAAAACTTTCTCAACCTTCTCTATCCCTTCAACCTTTTTAGCCCCATGCAAAATAAATTAATGGCATGTTGTTTCCAAGCTTGACAAAAACATATCTATGCAAATAAAGGCACAAAATTGGCATTTTTTATGTTTACCAACTTAAAAATTAATGAAAACAGAGGATAAAATGCAGGAAATTATCATTGACGGCAATTCCTTAACTTTAGAGGCAGTGGAACAGGTTGCTTGCTACAATACCCCCATTCGTCTTTCTGATTCCAGTAAGGAAAAAGTAACTAAATGCCGTGCCTATGTAGATAAAATAATTGAAAGCGGCGAAATTGTTTACGGGCTGAATACCGGTTTTGGTAAATTCAGCAATGTAATTATTCCTGAAGAAAACATAGCTGAACTACAATTAAATTTAATTCGCAGTCATTCAACCAACATCGGAGAACCCTATTCCGAAGTGCAAACGCGGGCTATAATGCTTTTAAGGATTGCAGTTTTAGCTAAAGGGCATTCCGGAATTCGTTTAGAGACATTGGAAACCCTGGTGCAAATGTTGAATAAAGGTATTCAGCCAATAATTCCAATGCGGGGCTCAGTTGGAGCAAGTGGAGATCTTTCTCCGCTTTCACATTTGGCATTAGTGCTGATTGGTGAGGGTGAAGCAATTTACAAAGGTGAGCGTCTTCCGGGTGCTTCAGCAATGCAAAAAGCGGGCATAAGCCCTGTCCAACTTGCTGCTAAAGAAGGACTTGCTCTTAATAATGGCACTCAAGTTATGACTGCTTTGGGTGTTTTAAACCTTTTGGAAGCGGAGCGTTTATGCCGTTATGCCGATATCATTGCCGCTATGAGCATAGATGCTTTAAAAGGGACTCCTAAAGCATTTGATGAATTGATTCATAATTTAAGACCACATCCTGGTCAGAAAATTTCCGCAAAAAATATCAGAACCCTTTTGGAGGGAAGTCCTTTACGGGAATCTCATCGTAATTGTGGCAATGTTCAAGATGCTTACAGTTTGCGATGCACACCTCAAGTTAATGGTGCAGTGAGAGATGCCTGTTCGTATGTGCGAGGCATTTTGGAAATAGAAATAAATTCAGCAACGGATAATCCGCTTATTTTTCCGGATGAGGGTAAGGTTATTTCCGGGGGCAATTTTCATGGTGAACCCTTAGCTATCGCGTTGGATACTTTAGGTTTGGCAATTAGTGAACTTGCCTCAATTTCCGAACGCCGCATTGAACAGATGTTAAATCCTGCTCTTTCACGCGGTCTTTCTCCTTTTTTAGCAACGCGTCCGGGAATTGATTCCGGTTTTATGATTCAGCAAATGACGGCAGCATCGCTGGTTTCGGAAAATAAAGTGCTGGCTCATCCTGCCTGTGTAGATTCCATTCCCACTTCTGCCAATCAGGAAGATCATATTTCTATGGGATCAATTTCGGCTATAAAACTTTGCCAAATAGTGCAAAATGTGGCTTCCGTTCTGGGAATTGAATTGCTGATTGCATGTTCTGCACTGGATCAAAGGCAAATATCTACTTCTCCTGTTTTGGAAAAAGTAAAATCGGCTTTAAGAGAAAATGTTGCTCCTTTACAAGGTGACCGGCTTATGTATCCTGATGTAAATAAAGCAATTGAGTTGGTTCGTTCCAAGCGTTTGGACGAGATTTGTCCTGAAATTGGTTGACAAAATTTTGCCGTTTAGGGGCTATTGAACTATGAAATTCAGGGATATAATTATCTGTCTGCTTTGCCTTTCCGGCATTTTTGCCTGCGAGGTGAATACTATGTTCAATGCCCGAAATTATTTTAAATCGGCACAAGCAAGACCTTTAACCAGTAATGGCAGACCTAATGCTCAAGCTATTGATGAATATACGAAAGCGATAAAAAAATGCGGGAAAATTATTTCTACCGATAAAAAGGGAAAAAGAGTAGAAGAAGCATATTATCTGATGGCAAAATCCCTTTATTATAAAGGCAATAGTGCTTTTCAGGCAAAAGACCAGTTTCAAAACCTTGTTATTCGTTTTCCCGATAGTAAATATGTTCCCGAGGCATATATTTATATTGCCAAAATTTTAAGAGAAACGAATCAGCCCAAAGAAGCGGAAAAATTGCTGGATGAATTCCTCCGCAATCCCAAATATCGTAAACATCATCCTGAAGCATTATTCGTTTTAGCCGACTTTGCTATTAAGGATAAGGACTTTATTAAAGCTCAACATTATCTGGAAAGGATAATTACGGAATTTCCCAAAACAAAAGAATACCGCGAAGCATATTTCCTTTTTGGCAAGAATTATTACGAACAAAAGGATTACGATAAATCGCTGGAAGCATTTAAAAAAATGCAAAAAGCGCGCGGTATTGATAAAACTATAAAGCTTGAGGGAACTTATTACATCGGTTTGAACGAACTGGAACTTGGACAGGCAGAAAAAGCACTAAAGACAGCTAAGGGCTTGATAAAATCGGAATCTCGTCCCGATAAAATTCCTTTTGTCCGTTTGCTGAAGGCAAGAGCTCAATTTGCTTTGGGTGATACAACCGAGGCGAGAACTGAAATTGAATTCATTACTAAAAATTATCCTCGTACCGAAGGTTCTGCAGGTGCCTATTATTACCTGGCAGAATACTATTATTATAATCTGGGTGATATTCCTAAAGCGGTTTTGAACTACAATCGGGTACGTACTGAATTTTCGGGTTCTCCACTTGCTCAAACGGCTCAAGAAAAAGCGGTTGCCTTAGGATTTGTAGCTCCGCGCACAGGTCTTGACTGTGAAACAGGACTTTCTCAATTTTTGGATTATCATTACCAGGCGGCGGAAAGTTTTTTGAATGTCCTTTCTTTGCCCGATTCTGCTATTGCCCATTACCAACTTGTTATTTCTCCAAAAGATACTTTAATTGTCAGACGCGATTCTTTACAGACGGCAATAAACAGAAATAATGCTATTCTGGATTCGCTTAGAGCGCTTTTACCGCCACCGGAAATTCTTGCAATAGACAGTTTAGGACTTTTAGAACAGGCGGAACTTCCAGTGACACAAACAGATATAACATCCGAATCTGCTTTTGCTGATACCCTATCTGAAACAATTATCAGTAGTCCAGATAGTTTGCAAACCTTTGCAGATACATTACAAATAACGGAATTAGAACTTCCTGTAGCGGATAGTTTATTTGTGGCAGAGACAATTTCTGAGGGCGATACCTTAGCTACTGAAGAAGAAAAAACTAAAGATAAAGGTCTTCCAGATTCCTCTTTGGCAGAAGAAAAAAAGGAATTATCTCCTCCGCTTACTGAAACAACAGAGCCAGATTCTTTAACTTTGGTAATTGCTCAACGCATTCAAGACCTGGAAAAGGAAAACGCAAGATACAACCAGCGACTGGAAAAACTGGAAGAAATTATTGAGCGTTTTGAAAGTGAAATAATTCCTTTCTGTATGTTTGCTATGGGTTCTATCTATCATAATCGTTCTCCTGAAAGTCCTGAAAATAATGAAATTATGGCTAAAATGCAGGAAGAATATCCGGAAAATAAATTTACCAAAGCCCTTTATGCTCTGCAGAATAATTTGCCGGTGCGGTTAATTGACCCCAAAGAAGAAAGGGAAGAACAGCTTTTAGATATGTATTTTGAGCAAATTTACACTGCTCCTGATTCCGCTCTTGCCGGTTTACAGGAACTTACAAACTCTCCCTACCATAAAATTAAGCTGGCTGCCAATTACCGTTTGGGCTGGTATTACGGTTTTGAACAAATTGATACTCTGCTTGCAAAGCCCTATTTGAAAGCTGTTTTGGACGAACCTGAAGCAGGCGAATATGCTGTTGTTGCCCGTAGATTCTTTGATGGCAATAAGTTCCTTCTGCGAGGTTCATTTCCTGTTGTTATTCCTCAAACTGATACTACTGTAGTTGATTCCACTGGAGTTGATATAGAAGAAAGCATTAAGGAATGGTCTTTTCCTGCTCCTGCAGAAATTTATGAGACCCTGCCGGACAGCTTGAAAATTTATAGTGGCATTCCTATGCTGATGGATTCTTTGGTAAAAGCTGTTTCTCCACCTGAAGACACGACGGAAGAGAAAAACACATCTCCCGAAATGGAAACGGCGGATGATAATATTCCCACACCGGAAAATAATCCTGTTCCTGCGTTACCGGAAGAGCTAATTCCGGAAAAAAAAGAGGAACTGCCACTTGAATGAAGTGGTTGAATCATCCCCTTTCGGGACAGCATTTCTATCTAAAATCAGCTGTTTTTTTAACCGGGCTGGCTATCGGACTGGATTCTTCCCTGCGTCAGCTTTTAATACAGTTGGTATTGATTTTGGCTATTCTGATTTTTGAGCCGAAGCTATATCTTTCTCTGCTCAATGCCTTGAAAAAATTGCTGCCTTTTTTTGCCGGTTATTGGGTTTTTGCTACTCTTTTTGGTCAGGAATTTCTTACTACCGTGTTTTTCAGTGTCCAAATTTTATATCTGATAGCTGTTACGGTTTATGTGTTGGGAAATGTGAAAATGGAACAGATAGCAAGCCAAAGCAGATGGCTAAGAAAATGGAAACCGGTAAATTCATTGTTCTATTATCTCTTTGCTACAGTATTCTTTACCAGGTCTTTCTTTGCCGAATACAAGAAGATGAAATTGGTTAAAGAAAACAATTTTTCCCTGGCTCAACTTTCGGATGTTTTAGCAAATGTATCTGCACTCTCCCCTCAAATTAGCAATTCAGTTACCAATCTGCTAACATTTGAAGGGGAAGAAAAAAACAGCAATCCTCAAGCTAACTATTTGGGTATTTTCTTCTTAGCCCTATTAGTTATAGTGCACGGCTTATAAAAAGGTTGGCTATGGCAAGATACTTAATAAAAATATGTTATGATGGCACGGGTTATTGCGGATGGCAAAAACAGAAAAACGGACTTGCCATTCAGGAAGTTATGGAAAAAATGCTGGAGATATTTGCCGGTAAAAAAACCTCCCTAATTGCTGCTGGAAGAACCGATGCAGGAGTTCATTCTTTAGGCCAATATGCTCATTTTGATTATAGTGGTTCAATGCAGGAAAAGCAATTGTTTTTGGCTTTTAACAGATATTTGCCTGATTCTATTAAAGTGCTGGAAATAATGAAAGTTAGCCCTTGTTTAAATGCTCGTTACCAGGCTTATGAACGCAGTTATCGCTATCGTTTGGCTAAAGAAAAAACACCTTTTAACAGAAATTACAGCGGTTTCTTTCCCCACTTGCATTTAAACCTGGAGAAAATGCAATCTGCTGTACAATACCTTTTAGGAAAACACGATTTTTCCACATTCGGGAAAAGCAATCCGGAAGTTCCCAATCGTATTTGTGAACTTAAACACATAAGTATAAGCGAAACGGAACGCTATTTTGTTTTTGATTTTACAGCTGACCGCTTTTTGCATAATATGGTTCGGAGAATTGTAGGAACTTTGGCTAATATATCACATTTGCATTTGCCTCCGGAAACGGTTCTGGAAATATTGGAGAATAGATGCCCTCGCCAAAATTTAGTGATCACTGCTCCTGCATCAGGACTTTACCTGATGGATGTTAAATATCCGGCAAAGTTTCTTGACGAATCTTACAATCCTAATTTTGAGGAAAATGGGATGGTAAATACCCCTTTGCTACATTCAATAAAATAAAAGGAAGAGGAAAATAAAAATGAAATACAATATCCCGCGCGGAACTTTTGATATTCTGCCTGAAGACAGCTATAAATGGCAATTTTTACAGGATAGCTTTCGTAAAATGGCAACTTGTTTTGGCTATGAAGAAATAACTACTCCCATTTTTGAGGTAGCTGAACTCTTTGAACGCAGTTCCGGAGAAAGCTCTGATGTTGTCCAAAAAGAAATGTATCGTTTTCAGGATAAAAAAGGTAGGGAATTTGCTTTGCGTCCTGAAGGCACCGCTCCTGTAGTTCGTAGCTATGTAGAAAATCATCTGGATAAACTTTCTTCCCGCACAAAATTATTTTATTTGGGACCTATGTTTCGTTACGATCGTCCTCAGGCAGGAAGATATCGTCAATTTTATCAATACGGAATAGAATTTATCGGCAGTAACAATCCTTATTACGATGCAGAAGTGATAGCAGTTGCTTTTTTGTGGCTTAATAAATTGGGTTTGAATAACTTGCGTTTGGAAATTAATAGTGTGGGCTGTCCTGATTGTTCTGCTGTTTATGATAAGGCATTGCAGGAATATTAT
Protein-coding regions in this window:
- the hutH gene encoding histidine ammonia-lyase, whose amino-acid sequence is MQEIIIDGNSLTLEAVEQVACYNTPIRLSDSSKEKVTKCRAYVDKIIESGEIVYGLNTGFGKFSNVIIPEENIAELQLNLIRSHSTNIGEPYSEVQTRAIMLLRIAVLAKGHSGIRLETLETLVQMLNKGIQPIIPMRGSVGASGDLSPLSHLALVLIGEGEAIYKGERLPGASAMQKAGISPVQLAAKEGLALNNGTQVMTALGVLNLLEAERLCRYADIIAAMSIDALKGTPKAFDELIHNLRPHPGQKISAKNIRTLLEGSPLRESHRNCGNVQDAYSLRCTPQVNGAVRDACSYVRGILEIEINSATDNPLIFPDEGKVISGGNFHGEPLAIALDTLGLAISELASISERRIEQMLNPALSRGLSPFLATRPGIDSGFMIQQMTAASLVSENKVLAHPACVDSIPTSANQEDHISMGSISAIKLCQIVQNVASVLGIELLIACSALDQRQISTSPVLEKVKSALRENVAPLQGDRLMYPDVNKAIELVRSKRLDEICPEIG
- a CDS encoding tetratricopeptide repeat protein, which gives rise to MKFRDIIICLLCLSGIFACEVNTMFNARNYFKSAQARPLTSNGRPNAQAIDEYTKAIKKCGKIISTDKKGKRVEEAYYLMAKSLYYKGNSAFQAKDQFQNLVIRFPDSKYVPEAYIYIAKILRETNQPKEAEKLLDEFLRNPKYRKHHPEALFVLADFAIKDKDFIKAQHYLERIITEFPKTKEYREAYFLFGKNYYEQKDYDKSLEAFKKMQKARGIDKTIKLEGTYYIGLNELELGQAEKALKTAKGLIKSESRPDKIPFVRLLKARAQFALGDTTEARTEIEFITKNYPRTEGSAGAYYYLAEYYYYNLGDIPKAVLNYNRVRTEFSGSPLAQTAQEKAVALGFVAPRTGLDCETGLSQFLDYHYQAAESFLNVLSLPDSAIAHYQLVISPKDTLIVRRDSLQTAINRNNAILDSLRALLPPPEILAIDSLGLLEQAELPVTQTDITSESAFADTLSETIISSPDSLQTFADTLQITELELPVADSLFVAETISEGDTLATEEEKTKDKGLPDSSLAEEKKELSPPLTETTEPDSLTLVIAQRIQDLEKENARYNQRLEKLEEIIERFESEIIPFCMFAMGSIYHNRSPESPENNEIMAKMQEEYPENKFTKALYALQNNLPVRLIDPKEEREEQLLDMYFEQIYTAPDSALAGLQELTNSPYHKIKLAANYRLGWYYGFEQIDTLLAKPYLKAVLDEPEAGEYAVVARRFFDGNKFLLRGSFPVVIPQTDTTVVDSTGVDIEESIKEWSFPAPAEIYETLPDSLKIYSGIPMLMDSLVKAVSPPEDTTEEKNTSPEMETADDNIPTPENNPVPALPEELIPEKKEELPLE
- the truA gene encoding tRNA pseudouridine(38-40) synthase TruA gives rise to the protein MARYLIKICYDGTGYCGWQKQKNGLAIQEVMEKMLEIFAGKKTSLIAAGRTDAGVHSLGQYAHFDYSGSMQEKQLFLAFNRYLPDSIKVLEIMKVSPCLNARYQAYERSYRYRLAKEKTPFNRNYSGFFPHLHLNLEKMQSAVQYLLGKHDFSTFGKSNPEVPNRICELKHISISETERYFVFDFTADRFLHNMVRRIVGTLANISHLHLPPETVLEILENRCPRQNLVITAPASGLYLMDVKYPAKFLDESYNPNFEENGMVNTPLLHSIK